A region of the Candidatus Methylomirabilis oxygeniifera genome:
AGTCGAGTTCTGCCGCCAGGCGGACTGCCCTGATCAGACGAAGCGGATCGCGATCGAATGCCGATGGGGCAATGGCGCGCAGGCGCTTTTCCTTCAGATCGTTCAGCCCACCCGTTGGATCGATTACACGCAGAGGGTGAAGGGTATCGAGCCTTACGGCTAGGGCATTGACGGTGAAATCGCGAGCTACCAGATCAGCCTCGATCGTCTCACCCTTCGGCCGACTGATATCGATCTGTACGATGGCTCCCGCCGATCGGATGATGGTCCGAACCGTCTCCTGGTCAAGGCGCACGAGGCTGCCTTCCAGGGAATCGACCAGGTTGCGACCGAATCGTTCAGGCTCCCCCCAGACCACCAGATCAAGGTCGGCGCGTCTTACCCTGCTGCGACCGAGTAGAAGATCACGCAGGTATCCGCCAACCAGATACAGAGGACCTGTCCTGTTTGAAGCCGCAACCGCCACTATAGCGCGAAGATACGGCTCTCTGTGGAGCGTGTCCGGCCCGAAGCTCCACGTCCCACTCATCTGAAAAATTTCCTTGCCATGACTGATTCCTGCCCTATATGATAAGTCAAATAGTCGAGAAAGGCGGTTCTGTGCCTGCCCTCACTCCGGGAGACTGTCGATAACGTGACCAGGGCGACGACAGGGGTCGCTCCTGCGAGAACAATAATGACACGGATATGATCGGGAAGGAAGCAGCATGATGAGGATTACCGCGGAGATGAAGATTGACAATGTGGTGCGGCAGTACCCGGAGACCGTTCAGGTGTTTAACCGGTATGGCGTCGCCTGCCTGGGGTGCTCCGCGGCTGAGTACGACAACATCGCTGTCAGTGCCCAGGTCCACGGTGTCAACCTCGACCAGCTCCTGCGGGAGTTGAACGAGACCGTAGCGATCCGAAACTGAATCGCACACATCGCGTGTTCACAACACTCAAACGAGACATCCAGGCAGCCCTGAACCGAGATCCAGCCGCTCGCAGCGCGCTGGAGGTTCTCGTATGCTACCCCGGCCTGCACGCCCTGTATTTCCACCGCATCGCGCACTGGTTGTGGGGCGGCAACCTGAAGATCCTCGGCCGCCTGATTTCGCATGTGGGCCGGTTCCTGACCGGGATTGAAATCCACCCCGGCGCGCGTCTCGGCCGGGGCCTTTTCATCGATCACGGCAACGGGGTGGTTATCGGCGAGACCAGCGAGATCGGTGAGGATGTCACCATCTATCAGGGCGTCACGCTGGGCGGCACCAGCCTGGAGAAAAAGAAGCGCCATCCGACGATCGGTAACGGCGTCGTCATCGGCGCAGGCGCCACCATTCTCGGGCCGATCAAGGTCGGAGACAACAG
Encoded here:
- a CDS encoding conserved protein of unknown function (Evidence 4 : Homologs of previously reported genes of unknown function), encoding MMRITAEMKIDNVVRQYPETVQVFNRYGVACLGCSAAEYDNIAVSAQVHGVNLDQLLRELNETVAIRN
- the cysE gene encoding serine acetyltransferase (Evidence 2a : Function of homologous gene experimentally demonstrated in an other organism; PubMedId : 7510287; Product type e : enzyme), which produces MFTTLKRDIQAALNRDPAARSALEVLVCYPGLHALYFHRIAHWLWGGNLKILGRLISHVGRFLTGIEIHPGARLGRGLFIDHGNGVVIGETSEIGEDVTIYQGVTLGGTSLEKKKRHPTIGNGVVIGAGATILGPIKVGDNSRIGSGSVVVKEVPPNSLVVGVPGQVIYRDGKRVPPSVDLEMTDMPNPAEKAIRCVLERLHELEKEVETLKKELTSVHAPYTSSSRYHSPRNE